The following nucleotide sequence is from Streptomyces bathyalis.
GGCCGATGTGTGCGAGCGCGCCGTACTCCTCGGACTTGTCCTGACCGGAGTTGACGGTGACGACGGGGATGCCGGCCTTGACGGCCTTCTTGATCGCCCCCTTCATCGCGTCCGGCTTCGCGAGGGAGACGATCAGGCCGTCCACGTCGTTGTCGACGGCGGCCTTCACGAGCTGCGCCTGGCGGCCCGCCTCCTTGTCGTGCGAGTAGTGGAACTCGATGTTGTCCTTGGCGGCAGCCTGCTTGGCACCGCTCTGGACGATGTCCCAGAAGGTGTCACCCTCGCCGGAGTGGCTCACCATGGCGATCTTCCAGCGGGGAGTACCGACCGCGGCGTCCCCCGAGACCGCCGCGTTGCGCTCCTCCTCCGCCCGCTTTCCGCCGGTGCTGCTGCACCCCGCGAGTCCGACGGACGCGAGCCCGACGGACACGAGGACGGCCGCTGCCGTCGCGGTGCGGGTCGCGCGCGCTGTCGCGCGGTTCCGGCGGAACCTTCCCAGCCTGAACACGTACTGCTGACCTCTCGGTACGGGTGTTTCTGTTCGTCGCGGCGCCCGCGGAGGCACCCCGTACCGGCGCGGACGTCCGCGCCAGTATCGGGGGCCTGCCCGCGGGGGAAGTTCACCGGGTTCCGCGCTTGGTGTACTTCTCCAGCCGCGGCACGTCCTTGTCCGTGACGACCTGCGGGCCGGTCAGGACGGGCTTGCCTCCGCCGAGCTCGTTGGCGTTGTAGGCGTGCAGCCACAGCGCGTCGACGGCCTCGTAGCCCTGGAGATAGGGCTGCTGGTCCACGGCGAAGCCGAAGCTCTTGTCCTTCAGACCCTTCACGACCTGCGCGTTGAGGTCGAAGGTGTCGATCTCCGCCTTGCTGCCCGCCTTCTCCTTGGCCTTCGCCGAGGTGGCGGCGAACGGGGCGCCGAGCGTGAGAACGGTGTCGATGTCGTCGTCCGACTGGAGCTTGGCCTCGACGGAGGACTGCACGTCCGGCATGTTCGTGCCGTCCACGTTGAGCGTGCTCATCTCCCCGTCGAAGGTCTTCTTCGCACCGTCGCAGCGCTCCTCGAGCGAGACGTTGCCCTGCTCGTGGATGACGCAGATCGCCTTCTTGCGGTCGCGCTTGTTCAGTTCGTCGCCGACGGCCTCACCCGCGATCGCCTCGTCCTGGCCGATGTGCGAGAGGGCACCGAGCTCGGAGGAGAACTGACCGCCGGAGTTGATGGTGATGACCGGGATCCCGGCCTTGACCGCCTTCTTCACCACGCCCTTCATCGCGTCGGGCTTGGCGAGCGTGACGATCAGCCCGTCCACCTTCTTGTCGATGGCCGACTTCACGAGCTGCGCCTGGCGGCCCGCCTCCTCGTCGTGCGAGTAGTCGAACTGGACGTTGTCCTTGCGGGCCGCGTCCTTCGCGCCGCTCTGCACGATGTCCCAGAAGGTGTCACCGTCCCCGGAGTGGGAGACCATCGCGATCGTCATACGCGGGGTGTTGACGCCCTTGCCGCCGCCCGCGCCGTTGCTCTGCTCCTCGCCACTCTTGCCGCCGGAGCTGCTGCAGCCGGCCGCGAGGAGGGCCGCGCTCGTCAGGACTGCCGCCACCGTTGTCGCTCTACGTGCTCTACGCCGAAGGACCATGAGCGGAGTTCTAGCCGTGCCCGGAGCGGGCCGTCAATACTTTGTCCGAACATTCTCCATGAGAGTTTGTCCGAACAAACTTTGGCGTCGCCGTCACGCATCCGGCCCCGCCTGCGACGGCGCGCGGACGGGCCTGCGCGGATGTGCTCCCGGCTCAGGACCGGACGAGCAGCTGGAAGTCGAAGGCGTAGCGCGAGGCCCGGTACAGGTGCGAGGCGTACTCGACGGGACGGCCGGTGTCGTCGAAGGTCGTCCGCTCCATCGTCAGCAGCGGAGCGCCCGCGTCCTCCCCCAGCAGCTTCGCCTCCTCCGCCGTGGCGGCCCGGGCGCCGACGGACTGGCGCGCGCTGTGCAGCGTGACACCGAGGCCCCTCATCAGCCGGTAGAGGCCCGTCGTTTCGAGCTCCTCGCCACTCTCCCCCTGCAGCAGGTCGCCGGGCAGGTGGTTGCGGAGGAACGCCATGGGCTCGCCGTGGGTCAGCCGGAGCCGCTCCACCCGGCGAACCTGGGCCCCCTGAGCGACGGCCAGCGCGGCGGCGACCTCGGCCGTCGCCTCTTCCTTCTCGTAGCGCAGCAGCTGCGTGGCCGGGCGCTGGCCGGCCGCCTCCAGATCGTCGTAGAGGCTGCTCAGCTCCAGCGGACGCCGGACCTGACTGTGCACGACCTGGGTGCCGATGCCTCGGCGGCGCACCAGCAGGCCCTTGTCGACGAGCGACTGGATGGCCTGGCGCACCGTGGGACGGGACAGACCCAGCCGCCCCGCGAGCTCGATCTCGTTGCCGAGCAGGCTGCCGGGGGAGAGTTTGCCGCGTTCGATGGCGGTCTCGAGCTGTTGGGCGAGCTGGAAGTACAGCGGGACGGGACTGCTGCGGTCCACGCTGAACTCGAGGTCCACCGGATCATTCTTTGCCACGGGGGGAGCGTAGTGGGCGGGGCGGTCCACCGGAAGGCGTAAGTTCGGTTGTCCGGACAAAGCAGAACGTAGCGAACCCGTCCCTCCTCGTGGTTCGTCCAATTGTCCTGACAAAGTATTGACAGCTCTCGAACCGGCAGGCGAACGTACCCACATGCGCATCGGACTCATCGGCACCGGCCGGATCGGCACCTTCCACGCCCGCACTCTCAGCGGCGAACCCGAGGTGAGCGAGCTGCTCGTCACCGACGTCGACGCCCCGCGCGCCGCCGAGGTGGCCGAGGGCCTCGGCGCGGCAGTCGCCCCGTCCCCCGACGAACTCCTCTCCCGCGACCTCGACGCCGTCGTGATCGCCTCGGCGACCTCGTCGCACGCGAGCCTCATCAAGGCGGCTGCCGAGCGCGGACTTCCCGTCTTCTGCGAGAAACCGATAGCGCTCGACCTGCCCGGCACGATGGACGCGCTGCGCACGGTCGAGGATGCCGGAACCCTGCTGCAGATCGGCTTCATGCGGCGCTTCGACGCGGGGTACGCGGCGGCACGCGCCGCCGTGCGCTCCGGCTCCCTCGGCAGGCTGCACACCGTGCGGGCGGCCACCTCCGATCCGGCGCCGCCGCCCGCCGCCTACATCCCGCTCTCCGGCGGGCTCTACCGCGACTGCCTCGTCCACGACTTCGACGCGCTGCGCTGGGTGACGGGACGAGAGGTGCTCTCCGTGTGCGCGGCCGGCTCGGACGCGGGCCCGGAGATGTTCCGCGAGGCCGGCGACGTCGACACGGCCGCGGTGCTGCTCACGCTGGACGACGGCGTGCTGTGCACGGCGACGGCCACCCGCGTCAACGGCGCCGGGTACGACGTGCGCATGGAACTCGCGGGCGAGAAGGACCAGATCGCGGTCGGCCTCGACGCCCGCACGCCGCTGACGTCCGTCGAGCCGACGGCCGGCCCCTCGCAGGGAACCCCCTGGCCGGGCTTCCTGGAGCGGTTCGCCCCGGCGTACGAGTCCGAACTCTCCGCGTTCGTACGGGCGGTGCGGGGCGAGGCGCCCAACCCCTGCGACGGATATGAGGCGTTGGCCGCGCTGCGTGTCGCCGAGGCGTGCGAGCTCTCGCGCCGCGAGGGCCGCCCGGTGGCGGTGGCGGAGCTGTCCTGAGGACCTGACGGCGGGGCGCCGCCCCCGGCCTCCCCGCGGGCGGGCGGCGTCCGGCCGGCACTGCCCGGGAACCCCTTCGCGGCACGGTGCCGAGCGCTGTAGCGTCCGGGCATGGCCACCGTCTCGGACGACGAACTCATCACCGCCGCAACAGATGTGCTCAATCCGCACCGCGTGGGCGACCGGCTCTTCGGTGACGTGGGCTCGGCGCTGGTGACGGCTGCGGGAAACGTCTACCGGGGCGTGTGCATCGACACCGGCTCCGGCACCGGATTCTGCGCCGAGCACGCGGCGGTCGCCGCGATGGTCACCGCGCGGGAGTACCGCATCGCGAAGATCGTCGCCGTGTGGCGCAGCGACGAGGGGCTGCTGCACGTGCTGCCTCCCTGCGGCCGGTGCAGGGAGTTCGTACGGCAGATCGATCCGGGAAACATCGGCACCGAGGTCGTGCTCGGCCGGGGGAATTCCACGCCCCTGCGTGAACTGCTGCCCTTCAACGAGTGGCCCGCCCCGCTCGACGGAGCGCCGTGAGCGCCGCCGGTGCCCGCGCCTCGGCGGCAACTCCTCAGCGATGGCTCAGCACGTTGACCACGCACCCGTTCGGATCCAGGACGAAGAAGCGGCGCACACCCCACTCCTCGTCCTGCAACGGGTGCACGATCTGCGCCCCGCTGTCGACGACGGCCGCGTAGACAGCGTCCACGTCGTCCACCTCGACGCTCATGTCGGGCTGGACGGGCGCGGTCTCGTCGCGGCTCATGAAGATGACCTGGGCGGTGGGGTTGGACGGTGAGGCGAGCGTCATGACCCAGCCCATGTTCATCACCTCCTCGAGGCCGAGCAGCCCGTAGAAGTCGCGGCTGTCCTCCATGGCCTCGCTGCGGATGTCGGGTACGACGCGGCGGACGGACATCGAAGCTCCCTGGGTCGGCCGGCCCGGAAGGCCGGGGACGGATGTCCGGACCCTAGCCGCCGGGCGGAACCGCTGCCGCCCTGCCGCCCCGGCGCCCTGCGACACTGTCACGGCATCCACGCGCCCTTCTCACGCCGCCTGCCGCACACGGGCAGCGGCGAAGGCGCATCGCCCGGCAGTGAACGGCGGCGTGCCGGTCACCGCCTCGACCGACCCGGACGCACTCGCAGCGGAAGGCAGCCGGCATGACCGACGAGATCCCCGAGCCCGCGATCGTCCTCGACCTGGCCCCGTCCCTGGAAGAGAGCCTCTTCGACGCGGAGTCGCTCGCACGGCTGGAGGCCCTGGGCACCGTCACGCGCACCACCCCGGGCATCGACGGTGATGCGGAGCGGCGGCTGCAGGCCGATGTCCTGGTCACCGGCTGGGGATCGGCGCCCCTGCCCGCCCGCCGCGCGGACACGTGGCGGCTGTGGTTCATCGCACACAGCGCGGGCACCGTGCGGCATCTGGTGCCCAAGTCCCTGCTCTCGGACGGGATCCGGCTCACGCATGCCTCGGCCGCCATGGCTCGTTCCGTCGCCGAGACCGCTCTGTGGTTCACCATCGGCCAGTTGCGCTCGATGCACATCGTCGAGCAGGCCATGCGGCAGCAGCACGACTGGGAGCTGGCGAGGTCGCCCGGCCTCGGACGCACCGTCGCCGGCACCCGCATCGGCGTGATCGGCGCGAGCAGGGTCGGGCGGGTCTACATCGAACTGGTCCGCGCCCTGGGGGCCACCGTCGTCGTCCACGACCCGTACCTCCCGGACGAGGAGGCCCGCCAACTGGGCGTCCTCGCCACACCGTTGGAGACCCTGCTGCGCACCTGTCCCGTCGTCGCACTGCACGCTCCCGTGACCGACGAGACTCGCGGCATGCTCGGCGCGGAGCGGCTGGCGATGATCCCGGACGGCGGCATCCTGGTGAACACGGCACGCTCGGCGCTCTACGACACCGACGCGCTGACGGCGGAGCTGCGGCAGGGGCGGCTCAGCGCCTCCCTCGACGTCTTCGACGACGAACCCCTGCCCGCGGACAGCGAGTTGTGGGACCTGCCGAACGTCGTCCTCACCCCGCACATCGCCGGGGCCACGCAGCAGGGGTACAAGCTTCAAGGCAGGACCGTCGTCGACGAGACCGAGGCGTACCTCCAGGGCCGACCGCTCGCGCACGAGATCCACGCGTCGGCGTACGACCGGCTCGCCTGAGCGGCGGCCACGAGGACCGAGCGCCCAGGTCAGGGTGTGGCGGGCGGCTCCCCGACGCGGGCCAGGAGCTGGAAGATCTTCGCTGTGTGCGGGTACGGATGGCGGTCGGTCATCGCCAGTTCCAGGGCCTCCAGCGCGGAGAAGAAGTCCGGGTCGTGCTTGCGGGAGTCGTCGACGATGTGATCGTTGACGTTGCGGATCCCGCAGTGCTCGATGCCGGTGCAGCCCGACTCGGCCAGCAGCGGCGTGATCTCCTCGGCGGTGTGGAGCGTCAGTTCGGTCGCGAACGTCTCGCCGTGTGTCGTGCGCCGGTCCAGCGCGTCGAGCGCGGCGGCCGGGTCCAGCGAGCGCACCGCGAGGCCGAGCGCCGCAGCGTGCCGGTTGAGCGCCATGACGGACAGGACACCGCCGTCGCGTACGAGCGAAGCCGCGGTGCGGACCGCGGGCGCCGGATCGTCCAGGTACTGAAGGAGGTTGTGGCAGAGCACCACGTCGTAGCGGCTGCCCGTCACGGCCCCGGGCAGCTCGAACACGTCGGCCTCCACGGTGACGAGCCGCTCGCCGGTACCGTCCCGCTCAGCCCTCTCGCGCGCCGCGGCGAGCATGCCCGGGGAGAAGTCGGCGATGGTCACGTGGTGCCCGCGTCGGAGCAGCGGCAGCGCGTCACCGCCGTCGGCCCCGGCGAGGTCCAGCACCCGCAACGGCCCCGGGCCGAGCTCCTCCAGCCGGCGCTGCAGATTGAACTCGGCGAGCCTGTACCGCAACTGGCCCCAGGGGCTCTCCTGCCACACGCGCCACGAGTCGAGGGCTGCGTCGAACG
It contains:
- a CDS encoding sugar ABC transporter substrate-binding protein, giving the protein MVLRRRARRATTVAAVLTSAALLAAGCSSSGGKSGEEQSNGAGGGKGVNTPRMTIAMVSHSGDGDTFWDIVQSGAKDAARKDNVQFDYSHDEEAGRQAQLVKSAIDKKVDGLIVTLAKPDAMKGVVKKAVKAGIPVITINSGGQFSSELGALSHIGQDEAIAGEAVGDELNKRDRKKAICVIHEQGNVSLEERCDGAKKTFDGEMSTLNVDGTNMPDVQSSVEAKLQSDDDIDTVLTLGAPFAATSAKAKEKAGSKAEIDTFDLNAQVVKGLKDKSFGFAVDQQPYLQGYEAVDALWLHAYNANELGGGKPVLTGPQVVTDKDVPRLEKYTKRGTR
- a CDS encoding GntR family transcriptional regulator, with the protein product MDRSSPVPLYFQLAQQLETAIERGKLSPGSLLGNEIELAGRLGLSRPTVRQAIQSLVDKGLLVRRRGIGTQVVHSQVRRPLELSSLYDDLEAAGQRPATQLLRYEKEEATAEVAAALAVAQGAQVRRVERLRLTHGEPMAFLRNHLPGDLLQGESGEELETTGLYRLMRGLGVTLHSARQSVGARAATAEEAKLLGEDAGAPLLTMERTTFDDTGRPVEYASHLYRASRYAFDFQLLVRS
- a CDS encoding Gfo/Idh/MocA family protein, which codes for MRIGLIGTGRIGTFHARTLSGEPEVSELLVTDVDAPRAAEVAEGLGAAVAPSPDELLSRDLDAVVIASATSSHASLIKAAAERGLPVFCEKPIALDLPGTMDALRTVEDAGTLLQIGFMRRFDAGYAAARAAVRSGSLGRLHTVRAATSDPAPPPAAYIPLSGGLYRDCLVHDFDALRWVTGREVLSVCAAGSDAGPEMFREAGDVDTAAVLLTLDDGVLCTATATRVNGAGYDVRMELAGEKDQIAVGLDARTPLTSVEPTAGPSQGTPWPGFLERFAPAYESELSAFVRAVRGEAPNPCDGYEALAALRVAEACELSRREGRPVAVAELS
- a CDS encoding cytidine deaminase family protein; this encodes MATVSDDELITAATDVLNPHRVGDRLFGDVGSALVTAAGNVYRGVCIDTGSGTGFCAEHAAVAAMVTAREYRIAKIVAVWRSDEGLLHVLPPCGRCREFVRQIDPGNIGTEVVLGRGNSTPLRELLPFNEWPAPLDGAP
- a CDS encoding VOC family protein — encoded protein: MSVRRVVPDIRSEAMEDSRDFYGLLGLEEVMNMGWVMTLASPSNPTAQVIFMSRDETAPVQPDMSVEVDDVDAVYAAVVDSGAQIVHPLQDEEWGVRRFFVLDPNGCVVNVLSHR
- a CDS encoding hydroxyacid dehydrogenase, producing the protein MTDEIPEPAIVLDLAPSLEESLFDAESLARLEALGTVTRTTPGIDGDAERRLQADVLVTGWGSAPLPARRADTWRLWFIAHSAGTVRHLVPKSLLSDGIRLTHASAAMARSVAETALWFTIGQLRSMHIVEQAMRQQHDWELARSPGLGRTVAGTRIGVIGASRVGRVYIELVRALGATVVVHDPYLPDEEARQLGVLATPLETLLRTCPVVALHAPVTDETRGMLGAERLAMIPDGGILVNTARSALYDTDALTAELRQGRLSASLDVFDDEPLPADSELWDLPNVVLTPHIAGATQQGYKLQGRTVVDETEAYLQGRPLAHEIHASAYDRLA
- a CDS encoding class I SAM-dependent methyltransferase, yielding MPGPFDAALDSWRVWQESPWGQLRYRLAEFNLQRRLEELGPGPLRVLDLAGADGGDALPLLRRGHHVTIADFSPGMLAAARERAERDGTGERLVTVEADVFELPGAVTGSRYDVVLCHNLLQYLDDPAPAVRTAASLVRDGGVLSVMALNRHAAALGLAVRSLDPAAALDALDRRTTHGETFATELTLHTAEEITPLLAESGCTGIEHCGIRNVNDHIVDDSRKHDPDFFSALEALELAMTDRHPYPHTAKIFQLLARVGEPPATP